The Vibrio sp. SNU_ST1 genome has a segment encoding these proteins:
- the zapA gene encoding cell division protein ZapA, whose protein sequence is MSNQAVDVEILGKLTRVNCPPGQEESLIAAAADLDNRLKEMAERTKVTNEVKLLTIAALNICYELQTKKFEANDEQNALTERMEQLTTSLSDVLSKVKHGQQ, encoded by the coding sequence ATGAGTAATCAAGCGGTAGACGTTGAAATATTAGGAAAACTGACTCGAGTGAATTGTCCCCCAGGGCAAGAAGAGTCATTGATTGCAGCGGCGGCCGATCTTGATAATCGATTGAAAGAGATGGCTGAACGTACTAAGGTAACCAATGAAGTGAAGCTGCTAACGATCGCAGCTCTGAACATTTGCTATGAATTACAAACCAAGAAGTTTGAAGCAAATGATGAACAAAACGCACTGACCGAGCGAATGGAACAGCTCACGACATCGCTTTCAGATGTCCTCAGTAAAGTTAAGCACGGACAGCAATAG
- a CDS encoding 5-formyltetrahydrofolate cyclo-ligase: MKTLTRSEFRKQIRIKRNALSGNQQTQSGIDLVKQCAQLDEIQSAQHIALYISIDGELDTQPLIEWLWAQGKQTYLPVLHPFSAGHLLFLHYSSDTPTVLNKYGIVEPQLNQLLVKPCQQLDLILTPLVGFDSKGHRLGMGGGYYDRTLARWFETGTGATPIGLAHDCQHVDRLPIEGWDIPLPKIVTPSKTWQWENNH, translated from the coding sequence ATGAAGACGCTCACACGCAGCGAATTTCGCAAACAGATCCGTATCAAACGCAATGCCTTATCTGGCAATCAACAAACTCAATCCGGTATAGACTTAGTTAAGCAGTGTGCTCAGCTTGATGAGATTCAGTCAGCTCAACATATAGCCCTCTATATTTCGATTGATGGCGAACTCGATACCCAGCCGTTAATTGAATGGTTATGGGCGCAAGGTAAGCAAACTTATTTACCAGTATTGCACCCCTTCTCTGCCGGACACCTGTTATTTCTTCATTATTCTTCAGACACACCGACCGTCCTTAATAAATACGGTATCGTTGAACCCCAGCTCAATCAATTGCTCGTCAAACCATGCCAACAACTCGATCTTATTCTCACACCATTGGTGGGCTTTGACTCTAAGGGGCATCGCTTAGGCATGGGCGGTGGATATTACGATCGCACCTTGGCTCGATGGTTCGAGACGGGCACTGGCGCAACACCTATTGGCCTTGCTCACGATTGCCAACATGTCGATCGCTTACCAATTGAAGGTTGGGATATTCCGTTACCTAAAATCGTGACTCCGAGTAAAACTTGGCAATGGGAAAACAACCATTAA
- the serA gene encoding phosphoglycerate dehydrogenase: MAKVSLEKEKIKILLLEGLHPSSVEVLQAAGYTNIEYHKGSLPEDELLEAVKDAHFIGIRSRTNISQEVIDAAEKLVAVGCFCIGTNQVNLQAAAKRGIPVFNAPFSNTRSVAELVLGQVLLLLRGIPEKNALAHRGIWKKSADNSYEARGKRLGIIGYGHIGTQLGIIAENLGMRVYFYDIENKLSLGNATQVHTMTELLNKCDVISLHVPETNETKDMMGKEEFERMKPGSIFINAARGTVVDIPALCGALDSGHLSGAAIDVFPTEPKTNADPFESPLMQFDNVILTPHVGGSTQEAQENIGVEVAGKLAKYSDNGSTLSSVNFPEVSLPLHTGTSRLLHIHENRPGILTQINTIFAEEGINIAGQYLQTAADMGYVVIDVEADRSEEALLKLKEIEGTIRARLLH, translated from the coding sequence ATGGCCAAAGTTTCACTGGAAAAAGAAAAAATAAAAATTCTACTTCTAGAAGGTCTTCACCCTTCTTCTGTAGAAGTTCTGCAAGCCGCTGGTTACACAAACATTGAGTACCACAAAGGCTCACTACCTGAAGATGAACTTCTTGAAGCAGTTAAAGATGCTCACTTCATTGGTATCCGTTCTCGCACCAACATCTCCCAAGAAGTTATTGATGCGGCTGAAAAGCTGGTTGCAGTCGGTTGTTTCTGTATTGGTACCAACCAAGTCAACCTTCAAGCAGCAGCAAAGCGCGGTATCCCTGTTTTCAATGCACCGTTCTCAAACACTCGAAGTGTTGCTGAACTCGTTCTAGGTCAGGTTCTATTGCTGCTTCGCGGTATCCCAGAGAAGAATGCTCTTGCTCACCGTGGTATCTGGAAAAAGAGTGCAGACAACTCTTACGAAGCTCGTGGTAAGCGTTTAGGTATTATTGGCTACGGTCACATCGGTACTCAGCTGGGTATTATTGCTGAAAACCTTGGTATGCGTGTTTACTTTTACGATATCGAAAACAAGCTGTCTCTAGGTAATGCCACTCAAGTTCATACTATGACCGAGTTGCTGAATAAGTGTGACGTGATCTCTTTACACGTACCTGAAACGAATGAAACTAAAGACATGATGGGTAAAGAAGAGTTCGAGCGCATGAAGCCAGGCTCTATCTTTATCAATGCAGCTCGTGGCACGGTAGTTGACATCCCTGCTCTGTGTGGCGCTCTGGATTCTGGTCACCTTTCTGGTGCGGCTATTGATGTTTTCCCAACAGAACCAAAAACCAATGCAGACCCGTTTGAGTCTCCATTAATGCAGTTCGATAACGTGATTCTAACGCCTCACGTGGGTGGTTCAACTCAAGAAGCACAAGAGAACATCGGAGTTGAAGTTGCTGGTAAACTAGCGAAATACTCTGATAACGGCTCTACGCTATCAAGTGTTAACTTCCCAGAGGTATCACTGCCATTGCATACGGGCACATCTCGCTTGCTACACATTCACGAAAACCGCCCAGGTATCCTAACTCAGATCAACACCATCTTCGCAGAAGAAGGGATCAACATCGCAGGTCAGTACCTACAGACCGCAGCAGATATGGGTTATGTTGTTATCGATGTAGAAGCCGATCGCTCTGAAGAAGCACTGCTTAAACTGAAAGAGATCGAAGGCACAATCCGTGCTCGTCTTCTTCACTAA
- a CDS encoding LysE/ArgO family amino acid transporter, with the protein MSFWVLLQGFGLGASMIIPIGAQNAYVLNQGIKRNHHLTTATICSLLDTLFISLGIFGGGAILSQNELLLTSVTLGGIAFLTVYGLLSLRSAFKTRTSDESKGEVLARGKRTVILGALAVTVLNPHLYLDTVVILGSIGGQFEGNDRVAFAMGTILASFVWFYSLSLGAAKLGPTLSKPKVKKGIDIAVATMMFAIALVLANGLIEQYG; encoded by the coding sequence ATGAGTTTTTGGGTTTTATTACAAGGTTTTGGTCTAGGGGCAAGTATGATAATCCCTATAGGTGCACAAAATGCGTACGTCCTAAATCAAGGAATAAAACGCAATCATCATTTAACGACTGCAACGATTTGTAGCCTGCTCGATACCCTGTTTATCTCATTGGGTATTTTTGGTGGCGGAGCAATTCTGTCTCAAAATGAATTACTGCTTACCTCTGTCACATTGGGCGGTATCGCTTTTCTAACGGTATATGGTTTGCTATCACTGCGCAGTGCATTCAAAACGCGCACCAGTGATGAATCAAAAGGTGAGGTATTGGCTCGTGGCAAGCGCACCGTTATTTTGGGTGCATTAGCTGTAACAGTATTAAACCCACACCTCTATTTGGATACCGTAGTGATTCTTGGATCTATTGGTGGGCAATTTGAAGGCAACGACAGAGTTGCGTTTGCGATGGGGACTATCTTAGCTTCATTCGTGTGGTTTTATTCCTTATCATTAGGCGCAGCAAAGCTAGGTCCAACGCTATCGAAACCTAAAGTTAAGAAAGGCATCGATATCGCAGTAGCAACCATGATGTTCGCTATTGCACTTGTACTCGCCAATGGACTCATTGAGCAATACGGGTAA
- a CDS encoding YecA family protein: MSETTLPDYLTVATELQSASLAVNPAEMHGLLTGMLSGGLNLADKSWQPLIFDYTNEGMGWPDRALTLAEATLKVTTSEITGSGMELSMLLPDEDASASLYDLADGVSDWINHFISGLGLVGAQLNKASDGTKEALADLEEMAKLGIDEDDDMEEQAQLLEHVIEHVKACALTIHAEFGARPSEDAAPTIH, translated from the coding sequence ATGAGCGAAACTACTTTACCTGACTACCTAACGGTTGCGACTGAACTTCAATCGGCAAGCCTAGCCGTAAACCCTGCTGAGATGCATGGTTTATTAACGGGTATGTTGAGCGGAGGCTTAAACCTAGCAGATAAAAGCTGGCAACCACTTATCTTTGATTACACCAATGAAGGTATGGGGTGGCCAGATCGCGCATTAACGTTAGCGGAAGCGACATTAAAGGTGACGACCAGCGAAATCACAGGTTCAGGCATGGAGCTGTCCATGTTGTTGCCTGACGAAGACGCAAGCGCAAGCTTGTATGATTTGGCTGATGGCGTGTCTGATTGGATTAACCACTTTATTTCTGGTTTAGGCTTGGTTGGCGCTCAATTGAATAAAGCGTCTGACGGTACCAAAGAAGCATTAGCTGATCTTGAAGAGATGGCCAAGCTAGGCATTGACGAAGACGATGATATGGAAGAGCAGGCGCAGCTTCTAGAGCACGTTATTGAACACGTAAAAGCGTGTGCACTAACGATTCATGCTGAATTCGGTGCTCGCCCATCTGAAGATGCGGCTCCAACCATTCATTAA
- a CDS encoding FAD-dependent 2-octaprenylphenol hydroxylase has product MMQSVDIAIVGGGMVGLALAAALKDSDLRIAVIEGRAPSEGLSELPDVRVSALSRSSEVILRNLGAWQGIEQRRAAPYQAMEVWEQDSFARIEFDSTRLAQPNLGHIVENRVIQLALLDQVKKQDNVSLYMPATCKTMAIGESEAWLTLDNGQALTAKLVVGADGANSWVRKQQDIPLTHWDYGHSAIVANIKTSEPHHSVARQIFTPQGPLAFLPMQPTNMSSIVWSTEPNRAEKLVSMSDADFNKQLTAEFDSKLGLCEVVGDRFAFPLRMRYARDFAVERVALVGDAAHTIHPLAGQGVNLGLLDAASLAQELLTLWASGEDIGTKRNLRGYERWRKAEAAKMIASMQGFKDLFEGDNPAKKLIRGIGMKLAGQLPGAKDEIMKRALGLSGNLPNLAKRPVAHR; this is encoded by the coding sequence ATGATGCAAAGTGTTGATATCGCGATTGTTGGTGGTGGCATGGTTGGCCTAGCGCTTGCCGCTGCACTAAAAGACAGTGACCTAAGAATTGCTGTAATTGAAGGCCGAGCGCCTAGCGAAGGGCTTAGCGAATTGCCTGATGTGCGTGTGTCGGCATTGAGCCGCTCGAGTGAAGTGATTCTTCGTAACCTAGGCGCATGGCAAGGTATCGAACAAAGACGTGCTGCGCCCTACCAAGCAATGGAAGTGTGGGAACAAGACAGCTTTGCTCGCATCGAGTTTGACTCGACACGCTTGGCTCAGCCGAACTTGGGCCATATTGTAGAGAACCGTGTGATCCAATTAGCGCTGCTTGATCAGGTTAAGAAGCAAGATAATGTCAGCCTATACATGCCTGCAACGTGTAAAACGATGGCGATTGGTGAGAGCGAAGCATGGCTAACGTTAGATAACGGCCAAGCGCTGACAGCAAAGTTAGTTGTTGGAGCTGACGGTGCAAACTCTTGGGTTCGTAAACAACAAGATATCCCATTAACTCATTGGGATTACGGCCACAGTGCGATTGTCGCGAACATCAAAACCTCAGAGCCGCACCATAGCGTTGCTCGTCAAATATTCACACCGCAAGGGCCGTTGGCGTTCCTGCCAATGCAACCAACGAATATGAGCTCGATAGTTTGGTCTACGGAGCCTAATCGTGCCGAGAAGCTTGTATCAATGTCGGATGCTGATTTTAATAAGCAGCTAACGGCAGAGTTCGACTCAAAGCTTGGATTATGCGAAGTGGTTGGTGACCGTTTTGCCTTCCCACTGCGCATGCGTTATGCACGTGACTTTGCTGTAGAGCGTGTCGCTTTGGTAGGTGATGCTGCTCATACTATTCACCCATTAGCAGGGCAAGGCGTGAACCTTGGTCTATTAGACGCAGCAAGCTTAGCGCAAGAGCTGTTAACGCTATGGGCTTCTGGTGAGGATATTGGCACCAAGCGTAACCTTCGTGGCTATGAGCGCTGGAGAAAAGCTGAGGCGGCGAAAATGATTGCTTCAATGCAGGGCTTTAAAGATCTGTTTGAAGGCGATAATCCGGCTAAGAAGCTGATTCGTGGTATCGGTATGAAGCTTGCAGGTCAATTACCGGGTGCGAAAGATGAGATAATGAAGCGAGCGCTAGGTTTGTCGGGCAACCTTCCGAATTTAGCTAAGCGCCCCGTAGCACACCGATAG
- a CDS encoding DUF1107 domain-containing protein codes for MRLFKRYTPSMIAKHVSRLFKGRIYIYGVGKFEFDNGKLVLPDRAEKRHFQTVKEINSEIMKLRCAYA; via the coding sequence ATGAGACTGTTTAAGCGCTATACACCGAGTATGATTGCTAAACATGTAAGTCGACTTTTCAAAGGACGAATCTACATTTACGGCGTAGGAAAATTTGAATTTGATAACGGTAAGCTAGTGCTACCAGACCGAGCAGAAAAGCGTCACTTTCAGACAGTGAAAGAAATAAATAGTGAAATCATGAAACTGCGCTGCGCGTACGCATAA
- a CDS encoding LysR family transcriptional regulator ArgP — protein sequence MRGLDYKWIEALDAVVKQRSFERAAEQLYISQSAVSQRIKQLEKWLAQPALVRENPPRPTPAGKKLLGLYRRVRLLEHELVPELMNEEGTQPLSISIATNADSLATWLLPALSDVMKSRQVELNLAIHGESRTIEKIKSGEVAGAISLEPQAIPGCSADYLGRMDYVCVASPGFHQRYFSEGVNYATLSKAPAVSYDQYDDLHKKFLHDHFNVPRDSVINHTVGSSEAFVRLALSGVAYCLIPRLQIIEELESGALIDITPGFLLSYRIYWHHWQLESGVLKEVSQAILSFAHNHLPQ from the coding sequence ATGCGTGGATTGGATTATAAATGGATTGAAGCACTGGATGCCGTGGTGAAACAACGTAGCTTTGAGAGGGCTGCTGAGCAGTTATACATCTCCCAATCAGCGGTGTCCCAACGTATCAAACAGCTAGAAAAGTGGTTAGCCCAGCCAGCGCTTGTGAGAGAAAACCCACCAAGGCCGACACCAGCAGGAAAAAAACTGTTGGGTTTGTATCGTCGTGTTCGCTTGCTAGAGCACGAGCTTGTGCCTGAGTTAATGAATGAAGAGGGTACTCAACCACTATCGATATCCATAGCCACCAACGCTGATAGTTTGGCGACATGGTTGTTACCTGCACTGTCGGATGTGATGAAGTCTCGCCAAGTCGAGTTGAACCTCGCGATTCATGGCGAGTCTAGAACCATTGAAAAAATAAAAAGCGGTGAGGTTGCCGGTGCGATCAGTTTGGAGCCCCAAGCGATCCCTGGATGCAGTGCTGACTACCTCGGTAGGATGGATTATGTGTGTGTGGCGAGCCCTGGCTTTCATCAGCGTTACTTCTCTGAGGGCGTAAACTACGCCACATTAAGCAAGGCGCCTGCGGTTTCCTATGATCAATACGATGATCTGCATAAGAAATTTCTGCATGATCATTTCAATGTACCCAGAGACAGTGTGATCAATCATACGGTCGGCAGTTCAGAAGCATTTGTGCGCTTGGCATTATCGGGTGTTGCCTATTGCTTGATTCCTCGATTGCAGATTATCGAGGAACTAGAGTCTGGTGCTTTGATTGATATTACCCCTGGCTTTCTGCTGTCTTATCGCATCTATTGGCACCATTGGCAGCTTGAGAGCGGGGTGCTAAAAGAGGTATCCCAAGCGATATTAAGTTTTGCTCACAATCATTTACCTCAGTAA
- the ubiH gene encoding 2-octaprenyl-6-methoxyphenyl hydroxylase translates to MAQYDVVIAGGAMAGATLALALNHLSQGSLSIAVVEPYQVDHQAHPGFDSRSIALSYGTVQILDSLHLWQSIAPVATPIKDIHVSDRGHAGMTDIYSEELAVDALGYVVELADVGRIYQQKLESEAAITMLCPESVRTVERDESLTTIELTSGQTVTTKLLVAADGAISTCCQQLNISLSEHDFEQVAVIANIVASEPHQGRAFERFTHHGPVALLPMSDNRLSLVWCLPPEQAQQVTALSDDEFLEQLQKDFGWRLGRLEKVGKRASYPLILRHRQQNISHRFAIVGNAAQTLHPIAGQGFNLGIRDVASLAEELCTQLDDVGRYTGLVNFRKRREQDRDTTITLTSSLVHLFSNDFLTARIGRNLGLAVIDSLPPLKGPLLRHTLGLVER, encoded by the coding sequence ATGGCTCAGTATGATGTTGTAATTGCTGGTGGCGCAATGGCGGGGGCGACCTTAGCCCTTGCTCTGAATCACCTCAGTCAAGGTTCACTATCGATCGCGGTAGTAGAGCCTTATCAGGTTGATCATCAAGCTCACCCTGGCTTTGATTCTCGTTCGATCGCTCTGTCTTATGGCACGGTGCAGATCCTCGACTCTTTGCACCTTTGGCAATCTATCGCTCCGGTCGCGACCCCAATTAAAGATATCCATGTGTCGGATAGGGGCCATGCCGGAATGACGGACATCTACAGCGAAGAGCTCGCTGTTGATGCGCTTGGCTATGTGGTTGAGTTGGCGGATGTGGGGCGAATCTATCAGCAGAAGCTTGAATCAGAAGCTGCAATTACGATGCTTTGCCCTGAGTCTGTTAGAACCGTTGAACGTGATGAATCGTTAACGACGATTGAGCTGACAAGTGGACAGACAGTAACCACTAAGTTATTGGTTGCAGCTGACGGTGCTATCTCAACCTGTTGTCAGCAACTCAATATCTCATTGAGTGAGCATGACTTTGAACAGGTTGCTGTGATTGCCAATATCGTAGCGAGCGAACCCCATCAAGGTCGAGCATTTGAGCGTTTTACTCATCATGGGCCAGTCGCTCTATTACCGATGAGTGATAACCGTTTGTCGCTGGTTTGGTGTCTGCCACCAGAGCAAGCACAGCAAGTCACCGCTTTAAGCGATGATGAATTTCTTGAGCAGCTGCAGAAAGATTTTGGTTGGCGGTTAGGTCGATTAGAAAAAGTGGGCAAGCGTGCGAGTTACCCATTAATTCTTCGTCATCGCCAGCAGAATATTTCTCATCGTTTTGCGATCGTAGGCAATGCTGCTCAAACACTTCACCCTATTGCGGGACAAGGTTTTAATCTTGGCATCCGTGATGTGGCTTCCTTGGCTGAAGAGTTATGTACTCAATTGGATGATGTGGGTCGTTACACAGGTCTTGTTAACTTTAGAAAGCGCAGAGAACAAGACAGAGACACGACGATTACGTTGACTTCAAGCCTAGTTCATCTGTTCTCAAACGATTTTTTGACCGCTCGTATTGGGCGAAATCTTGGGTTAGCCGTAATTGATAGCCTCCCACCACTTAAAGGTCCACTTTTGCGTCATACGCTTGGCCTAGTAGAAAGATAA
- the rpiA gene encoding ribose-5-phosphate isomerase RpiA, producing MTQDEMKKAAGWAALQYVEEGSIVGVGTGSTVNHFIDALGTMKDKIKGAVSSSVASTEKLEALEIKVFECNDVFKLDIYVDGADEINGSRDMIKGGGAALTREKIVAAISDKFICIVDGTKAVDVLGKFPLPVEVIPMARSYVARELVKLGGDPVYREGCTTDNGNVILDVYGMAIENPKQLEDIINGIAGVVTVGLFAHRGADVVITGTPEGAKIEE from the coding sequence ATGACTCAAGATGAAATGAAAAAAGCAGCGGGCTGGGCAGCACTTCAATATGTTGAAGAAGGCAGCATTGTAGGTGTAGGTACTGGCTCAACAGTAAATCACTTCATCGACGCACTTGGCACAATGAAAGACAAAATCAAGGGTGCGGTTTCAAGCTCTGTAGCCTCTACTGAAAAACTAGAAGCGCTAGAAATCAAAGTATTCGAATGCAACGACGTATTCAAGCTAGACATCTATGTTGATGGCGCTGACGAGATTAACGGTTCTCGCGATATGATCAAAGGCGGCGGCGCTGCTTTGACTCGTGAAAAAATCGTAGCAGCTATTTCTGATAAGTTTATTTGTATCGTTGATGGTACCAAAGCAGTTGATGTGTTGGGTAAATTCCCACTGCCTGTTGAAGTTATCCCAATGGCACGCTCATACGTAGCACGTGAACTAGTAAAACTTGGTGGTGACCCAGTTTACCGCGAAGGCTGCACAACCGATAACGGCAACGTGATCCTAGATGTGTACGGCATGGCGATCGAAAACCCAAAACAGCTAGAAGATATCATCAATGGCATCGCTGGTGTGGTAACGGTTGGTCTGTTCGCTCACCGTGGTGCTGATGTAGTTATCACTGGCACGCCTGAAGGTGCAAAAATCGAAGAATAA
- a CDS encoding oxidative stress defense protein gives MKFVPKMLATSLTLTAALSAVSFPSLADSPSFPHISTTGYGEVIATPDMATFSVRVVESTMTAEQAKSTVDKVVTGFLNKLHQAGVDEASVHSSNLYLSPQYHYPKDGKPELVGYRASRNVTVQVNELANLNEYMDIAIGQGINQIDNIQLQVRDQAKYQEQARLEAIKDATSKAKSLASGFERELGDVWRVDYNAQSSQPVLMRSMAMDARTESNSYEDSTITIRDRVNVIYQIEE, from the coding sequence ATGAAGTTTGTACCAAAGATGTTAGCAACGTCTCTTACTCTTACTGCTGCGTTGAGTGCTGTGAGCTTTCCATCACTGGCTGACTCTCCATCCTTTCCGCATATTTCAACAACAGGCTATGGTGAAGTGATCGCGACACCAGATATGGCGACATTCTCAGTGAGAGTGGTTGAGTCAACGATGACAGCTGAACAGGCTAAAAGCACGGTTGATAAAGTGGTAACGGGCTTTCTAAATAAGCTGCATCAAGCCGGCGTAGATGAGGCGAGCGTACACAGCTCTAATCTGTACCTATCTCCTCAGTACCATTATCCAAAAGATGGCAAACCAGAATTGGTCGGCTACCGAGCTTCACGTAATGTGACCGTTCAAGTGAATGAACTCGCCAATCTAAACGAGTACATGGATATTGCGATAGGACAGGGTATTAACCAGATCGATAACATCCAGCTGCAAGTTCGTGACCAAGCTAAGTATCAAGAGCAAGCACGCTTAGAAGCGATCAAAGATGCGACATCAAAAGCTAAATCATTAGCGAGTGGTTTTGAGCGTGAGCTCGGTGATGTTTGGCGTGTTGATTACAACGCACAATCTTCTCAGCCGGTGCTAATGCGTTCAATGGCGATGGATGCAAGAACAGAGTCGAACTCTTATGAAGACTCAACGATCACCATTCGTGATCGTGTCAATGTGATCTATCAGATCGAAGAGTAA
- the mscS gene encoding small-conductance mechanosensitive channel MscS, translating into MADSSTALETPIVDGLSQAEQWLTNNSDLFIQYGVNIISALIILFIGNLIVKAVANSVSKVLEKKKMDRAVVEFIHGLVRYLLFVIVLIAALGRLGVQTASVVAVIGAAGLAVGLALQGSLSNFAAGVLIVAFRPFKSGDYVEIGGVAGSVESIQIFQTVLTTPDNKMVVVPNGSVIGSPITNYSRHATRRIDLMIGVSYNADLQKTKALLTKICESDERVLKDPGVQVGVHTLADSSVNFVVRPWVSTADYWNVYFDLMQAIKEGLDNEGIEIPFPQMDVHMNKVEA; encoded by the coding sequence ATGGCTGATAGTTCGACAGCGCTTGAGACTCCAATTGTGGATGGTTTATCTCAGGCCGAGCAGTGGTTAACAAATAATTCAGATCTATTTATCCAATACGGTGTAAACATTATCTCTGCACTGATAATTCTATTTATTGGTAACTTGATTGTTAAAGCAGTCGCGAATAGCGTATCTAAAGTTCTTGAGAAGAAGAAGATGGACCGAGCTGTTGTGGAATTTATCCATGGTTTAGTTCGTTACTTATTGTTTGTTATTGTTCTTATCGCTGCACTTGGTCGTTTAGGCGTTCAAACTGCATCTGTAGTTGCTGTTATTGGTGCGGCTGGTTTAGCTGTTGGTCTTGCACTGCAAGGCTCACTATCTAACTTTGCAGCGGGTGTACTTATTGTTGCATTCCGTCCATTCAAGTCTGGTGACTACGTGGAAATTGGTGGTGTAGCGGGTTCAGTTGAGTCAATTCAGATCTTCCAAACTGTTTTAACAACACCAGACAACAAAATGGTTGTAGTACCTAACGGAAGCGTTATCGGTAGCCCAATCACTAACTATTCTCGTCATGCGACGCGCCGTATTGACCTAATGATTGGTGTTTCTTACAACGCTGATCTTCAGAAGACAAAAGCGCTACTGACTAAGATCTGTGAATCTGATGAGCGCGTATTGAAAGATCCAGGTGTACAAGTTGGTGTTCACACGCTAGCTGACTCTTCAGTTAATTTTGTTGTTCGTCCATGGGTTAGCACTGCTGACTACTGGAATGTTTATTTCGACCTTATGCAAGCTATCAAAGAAGGCTTGGATAACGAAGGTATCGAAATCCCATTCCCGCAAATGGATGTACACATGAATAAAGTTGAAGCTTAA
- a CDS encoding aminoacyl-tRNA deacylase, whose amino-acid sequence METLITQWLDQQQVDYRLLVQSKPTTSIEETAQERGINASQMVKCILLKDMGNQYALACTPGDRSIDPKKVRSVLNCRRMTCVSLADVEAITGFKAGCVGPIALKRYMPIIFDPSIQSNSTVTISSGDRMAGVALEPNDLIALCAPIVADISR is encoded by the coding sequence GTGGAAACACTGATTACACAATGGTTGGATCAACAGCAGGTGGACTATCGCCTGCTGGTGCAAAGCAAGCCAACCACCAGCATCGAAGAGACCGCGCAAGAACGAGGTATTAATGCCTCTCAAATGGTGAAGTGCATCCTGCTTAAGGATATGGGAAACCAGTATGCGTTGGCATGTACTCCTGGCGATCGCTCTATCGATCCAAAGAAAGTACGCTCGGTACTGAATTGCCGTCGAATGACCTGCGTATCACTTGCTGATGTTGAAGCCATCACCGGCTTTAAAGCTGGATGTGTTGGGCCTATTGCTCTAAAGAGATACATGCCGATCATTTTTGATCCTTCCATTCAGAGCAACTCGACCGTTACCATTAGCTCGGGTGATCGAATGGCTGGTGTTGCGTTGGAGCCCAATGATCTTATAGCACTATGTGCACCGATCGTCGCTGACATCAGTCGATGA